One segment of Triticum aestivum cultivar Chinese Spring chromosome 2A, IWGSC CS RefSeq v2.1, whole genome shotgun sequence DNA contains the following:
- the LOC123185752 gene encoding probable methyltransferase At1g27930 produces the protein MKPPGRLATAAAAALLVATSLLVATLLTSPLPLLPLLPCLPGVLAPSGVGYEPSGLAALADAAVYYASTRTVPQQSRAEISLSLDVLRRRAPIRLLVFGLGHDSRLWHALNPGGVTVFLEEDPEWYRIVRAKSPFLRAHLVTYRTRMEHADLLFDSYKNFSSCVPGAGAEAADAPVQVRDNAACPLALHNLPPEVYENEWDMLMLDAPKGYFASAPGRMAAIWTAAAMARARRGEGDTDVFLHDVDRKVEKKYAEEFLCDMFRVGRAGRLWHFSIPPVSRRGNTTASGGGKRPFC, from the coding sequence ATGAAGCCCCCCGGCCGCCTCGCCACTGCCGCTGCAGCGGCATTGCTCGTCGCCACGTCGCTGCTGGTCGCCACCCTCCTCAcctcgccgctgccgctgctgccgtTGCTCCCGTGCCTGCCCGGCGTCCTAGCCCCCTCGGGCGTCGGGTACGAGCCTTCAGGCCTCGCcgcgctcgccgacgccgccgtGTACTACGCCAGCACGCGCACCGTCCCGCAGCAGTCGCGCGCCGAGATCTCCCTCTCTCTCGACGTGCTGCGCCGCCGCGCGCCGATCCGGCTGCTGGTGTTCGGCCTCGGCCACGACTCGCGGCTTTGGCACGCGCTCAACCCCGGCGGCGTCACGGTCTTCCTGGAGGAGGACCCGGAGTGGTACCGCATCGTGCGCGCTAAGTCGCCGTTCCTGCGCGCCCATCTGGTCACCTACCGCACGCGGATGGAGCACGCCGACCTCCTCTTCGACTCCTACAAGAACTTCTCCTCCTGCGTCCCGGGCGCCggggccgaggccgccgacgcccCCGTGCAGGTCCGCGACAACGCGGCGTGCCCGCTGGCGCTGCACAACCTGCCGCCGGAGGTGTACGAGAACGAGTGGGACATGCTCATGCTGGACGCGCCCAAGGGGTACTTCGCGTCGGCACCTGGCAGGATGGCGGCGATTTGGACGGCGGCGGCAATGGCGCGGGCGAGGCGCGGCGAGGGGGACACCGACGTGTTCCTGCACGACGTGGACCGCAAGGTGGAGAAGAAGTACGCCGAGGAGTTCCTCTGCGACATGTTCCGGGTGGGAAGGGCCGGCCGGCTCTGGCATTTCAGCATCCCGCCGGTGTCACGGCGGGGGAACACGACGGCGTCCGGCGGTGGCAAGAGGCCTTTTTGCTGA